A DNA window from Engystomops pustulosus chromosome 6, aEngPut4.maternal, whole genome shotgun sequence contains the following coding sequences:
- the LOC140135193 gene encoding indolethylamine N-methyltransferase-like isoform X1 gives MFCLRSGLFQLQPLYTTTYSTRSFLFPKMDFTGGEIYQSSFDPKAYLASFCSLGSGRDDILAFRLKKLFETFGPGGLGGDMLLDIGTGPSIYHLLSACESFPHIITTDFTDSNRQELERWLRREPGTFDWSEIVKTVCDLEGHSRDNWMEKENKLRSKIQKVLKCDVTKSNPLDPTVIPPADCLITALCLETACRDIAMYNRSLKNITTLLKPGGHLVLIGVLGDSFYKVGNEKFFCLALDEQAVRNAVIDAGYSIKNTEVYNIPDQTLCAHITDSYANIFLVAQKNKT, from the exons ATGTTCTGTCTGAGATCAGGGTTATTTCAGTTACAACCTCTATATACCACAACATACAGTACAAGATCATTCCTGTTTCCTAAGATGGATTTTACTGGAGGAGAAATATATCAATCCAGCTTTGACCCCAAAGCATATCTTGCCTCATTTTGTAGTCTGGGATCTGGAAGAGATGACATTCTAGCATTtcgattaaaaaaattatttgaaacaTTTGGGCCAG GAGGCCTTGGTGGAGATATGCTGCTTGACATAGGAACTGGACCATCAATATACCATCTCCTCTCTGCTTGTGAATCATTTCCTCATATCATTACAACTGACTTCACAGATAGTAATAGACAAGAGCTGGAGAGATGGTTGAGAAGAGAACCAGGAACTTTTGATTGGTCAGAGATTGTGAAGACTGTTTGTGATCTGGAAGGTCACAG cAGAGACAACTGGATGGAGAAAGAGAACAAATTACGATCCAAGATTCAGAAAGTTCTCAAGTGTGATGTAACAAAGAGTAATCCACTGGATCCCACAGTGATCCCTCCTGCAGATTGCTTGATCACAGCGCTATGTTTGGAAACAGCCTGCAGAGATATTGCCATGTATAACCGCTCTCTGAAGAATATTACGACCCTTCTGAAGCCTGGAGGACACTTGGTTTTGATTGGTGTACTTGGAGACTCCTTTTATAAGGTGGGAAACGAGAAGTTCTTCTGTCTGGCTTTGGATGAACAGGCAGTACGGAACGCTGTCATAGATGCTGGATACAGTATTAAGAATACTGAAGTTTATAACATACCTGATCAGACCTTGTGTGCCCACATTACAGATTCATATGCAAATATCTTCCTTGTggctcaaaaaaataaaacataa
- the LOC140135193 gene encoding nicotinamide N-methyltransferase-like isoform X2 yields the protein MRKGGLGGDMLLDIGTGPSIYHLLSACESFPHIITTDFTDSNRQELERWLRREPGTFDWSEIVKTVCDLEGHSRDNWMEKENKLRSKIQKVLKCDVTKSNPLDPTVIPPADCLITALCLETACRDIAMYNRSLKNITTLLKPGGHLVLIGVLGDSFYKVGNEKFFCLALDEQAVRNAVIDAGYSIKNTEVYNIPDQTLCAHITDSYANIFLVAQKNKT from the exons GAGGCCTTGGTGGAGATATGCTGCTTGACATAGGAACTGGACCATCAATATACCATCTCCTCTCTGCTTGTGAATCATTTCCTCATATCATTACAACTGACTTCACAGATAGTAATAGACAAGAGCTGGAGAGATGGTTGAGAAGAGAACCAGGAACTTTTGATTGGTCAGAGATTGTGAAGACTGTTTGTGATCTGGAAGGTCACAG cAGAGACAACTGGATGGAGAAAGAGAACAAATTACGATCCAAGATTCAGAAAGTTCTCAAGTGTGATGTAACAAAGAGTAATCCACTGGATCCCACAGTGATCCCTCCTGCAGATTGCTTGATCACAGCGCTATGTTTGGAAACAGCCTGCAGAGATATTGCCATGTATAACCGCTCTCTGAAGAATATTACGACCCTTCTGAAGCCTGGAGGACACTTGGTTTTGATTGGTGTACTTGGAGACTCCTTTTATAAGGTGGGAAACGAGAAGTTCTTCTGTCTGGCTTTGGATGAACAGGCAGTACGGAACGCTGTCATAGATGCTGGATACAGTATTAAGAATACTGAAGTTTATAACATACCTGATCAGACCTTGTGTGCCCACATTACAGATTCATATGCAAATATCTTCCTTGTggctcaaaaaaataaaacataa